The proteins below are encoded in one region of Halocatena salina:
- a CDS encoding DUF3592 domain-containing protein, with protein MAVSRSTVVIVLIALAVFTFGGYDYAQQSAAIDDAVSVEATVVESSVSPSGGGGTEYEVRVEYRYRYQGTEYRSDKLFPGYLGRLYETESKAQSVIEPYDSGATVTAYVDPAAPSEAFLKQQTTQSPLIFMLLGGFWMLWITLDAVGAQDPGQGTTLRSESEYEPTRYQTLFGIDRDTVNWISKRLIVAALIVLPVSLVGAVLLALSSGSAGTSTAPMMVELSDPIGLLFVTAFIAILLLIASLLLYTVWSFTEYRRLRERIPEPRPPSPFKHPTRLVTILTGDDDLDDYGRRVKRTGFTFVLALFFSGALLGVLVF; from the coding sequence GTGGCGGTCAGCCGTTCGACCGTCGTGATAGTGCTCATTGCACTCGCTGTCTTCACGTTCGGCGGGTACGATTACGCCCAGCAGTCGGCGGCGATTGATGACGCCGTGTCCGTCGAGGCGACTGTCGTTGAATCCTCCGTCTCACCGTCAGGAGGCGGTGGCACCGAATACGAGGTTCGTGTCGAGTATCGCTACCGCTATCAGGGAACCGAGTACAGGAGTGACAAGTTGTTTCCCGGCTATCTCGGCCGCCTCTATGAGACGGAGTCGAAGGCACAGTCCGTAATCGAGCCCTACGACTCAGGCGCAACCGTCACTGCGTACGTCGATCCTGCCGCCCCTAGCGAGGCGTTCTTGAAGCAACAAACGACCCAGTCGCCACTCATATTTATGCTGCTTGGTGGGTTTTGGATGCTCTGGATAACGCTTGATGCTGTCGGTGCGCAAGATCCCGGGCAGGGGACAACGCTGCGATCAGAAAGCGAATACGAACCGACACGGTATCAAACGCTGTTCGGTATCGACCGTGATACAGTCAACTGGATCAGTAAAAGATTGATCGTGGCGGCACTGATCGTCCTGCCAGTGTCACTAGTCGGAGCGGTGCTTCTCGCGCTCTCGTCGGGGTCGGCTGGTACGTCCACAGCACCGATGATGGTTGAACTATCAGATCCGATTGGGTTGCTATTCGTGACGGCGTTCATTGCGATCCTCCTCCTGATCGCATCGTTGTTGCTCTATACTGTCTGGTCGTTCACCGAGTACCGACGTCTCCGTGAGCGAATACCGGAACCACGTCCACCGAGTCCGTTCAAACACCCTACACGACTCGTTACGATACTCACTGGGGATGACGATCTCGACGACTATGGACGACGGGTCAAGCGAACCGGCTTCACGTTCGTACTGGCGCTTTTTTTCAGCGGAGCCCTCCTCGGAGTGCTTGTGTTCTAA
- a CDS encoding DNA-directed RNA polymerase subunit L has protein sequence MELRVIDKEPTELSIEIAGEDHTFMNVLKGALLEIDGVAAATYDLNPEQSGGQTDPILTIKTEDGIDPLDMLSLAAENIKTKATDFRTTFETAA, from the coding sequence ATGGAACTCCGGGTCATCGACAAGGAGCCGACAGAACTCTCCATCGAAATCGCCGGTGAGGATCACACGTTCATGAACGTACTCAAAGGGGCGCTCCTCGAAATCGACGGTGTCGCCGCCGCGACGTACGATCTGAACCCCGAACAGTCAGGCGGACAGACCGATCCGATCCTCACCATCAAAACCGAAGACGGGATCGATCCGCTCGATATGTTGTCTCTGGCTGCCGAAAACATCAAAACCAAAGCCACGGATTTCCGAACGACGTTCGAAACCGCCGCGTAA
- a CDS encoding CPBP family intramembrane glutamic endopeptidase, whose amino-acid sequence MNRSAWSPHLRAIGIAVMIAALAIGVTKYVLTPVVFLVFEVISVTLPAWASLTLSVLLQQGLVFGSIAAGYLWVRDLDLGWIGLSRPSLKEALWIGLGWIMAFGSVVGLLIVVLLLGLNPGQNQIQGLVAENPDLIPLLIVLTIVLIGPGEELLFRGIIQGSLRERFGPMTAIILASVIFASAHVGSLTGSLGDRAITVGVLLVPSLIFGIAYERTNNLVVPSLIHGLYNATLFSITYVGLKYGPTTPAVLF is encoded by the coding sequence ATGAATCGCTCTGCTTGGTCGCCCCATCTGAGAGCAATCGGGATCGCTGTGATGATCGCTGCATTGGCGATCGGTGTCACGAAATACGTACTCACACCGGTCGTCTTTCTCGTGTTCGAAGTGATTTCGGTTACCCTGCCAGCGTGGGCCAGCCTGACGCTCAGCGTGCTGTTACAACAAGGGCTGGTGTTCGGCTCTATCGCGGCTGGATATCTGTGGGTTCGTGACCTCGATCTCGGCTGGATCGGTCTCTCTCGCCCGAGTCTCAAAGAGGCATTGTGGATCGGACTCGGCTGGATCATGGCGTTTGGCTCCGTCGTCGGCTTGTTGATCGTCGTGCTCCTGTTGGGCTTGAATCCGGGACAGAACCAGATTCAGGGGCTGGTTGCCGAAAATCCGGATTTGATTCCATTGTTGATCGTACTGACGATCGTTCTCATCGGACCCGGTGAGGAACTCCTCTTTCGAGGGATCATCCAAGGCTCTCTCCGGGAACGGTTCGGGCCCATGACAGCGATCATTCTCGCGTCCGTCATCTTTGCGAGCGCACACGTTGGGTCGCTAACGGGCTCACTCGGTGATCGTGCTATCACGGTCGGCGTCTTGCTCGTTCCGAGCCTGATCTTCGGTATTGCCTACGAACGGACGAACAACCTCGTCGTTCCGTCGCTCATCCACGGACTGTACAACGCAACCCTGTTTTCGATCACGTATGTGGGATTGAAATACGGGCCGACGACTCCTGCGGTCTTATTCTGA
- the serS gene encoding serine--tRNA ligase: protein MLSRQFVREHPDVVRDTLERRGMTDEIDLDRVLTIDSEWREHKARGDELRHERNEVSERIGTLKRDGKEEAAQQAIERSQKLKTELEEVQNRAEELEQQLESMLLELPQILHESVPSGMDESDNVQLRREGFGELRSLPETIVPHYELGERLAIIDEARGAKTTGGGYYFLTGDGARLEHALVQFMLDLHREQGYVDVFPPIPINSDSMTGTGQLPKFADDAYKIENEDLWLCPTAEVPLTNMYAEEILLRDDLPLKHQAYTPNFRREAGEHGTETRGIVRVHQFNKVELVNFVEPDDSYERFDALLEEAEETLQRLGLPYRILDICAGDIGNKQSKQVDIEVWAPADDMDDGPSEGGRWLEVSSVSNFEDYQARRAGLRYRPERHESAEYLHTLNASGVALPRVMVAILEYYQNEDGTVDVPEALQPYMSGQEIIDGHAHVGESALGSTDE, encoded by the coding sequence ATGTTATCGAGGCAGTTCGTCCGTGAGCATCCCGACGTCGTCCGGGATACGCTCGAACGGCGAGGAATGACCGATGAAATCGATCTCGATCGCGTTCTGACGATCGATTCGGAATGGCGCGAACACAAAGCGCGGGGCGACGAACTCCGCCACGAGCGCAACGAGGTCAGCGAGCGGATCGGCACACTCAAACGCGACGGCAAAGAGGAGGCTGCCCAGCAGGCGATCGAGCGCTCCCAAAAGCTCAAAACGGAACTCGAAGAGGTTCAAAACCGCGCGGAGGAATTGGAACAGCAACTGGAGTCGATGCTGCTCGAACTGCCCCAGATCCTCCACGAGAGCGTTCCATCCGGCATGGATGAATCCGACAACGTCCAACTCCGGCGGGAGGGGTTCGGTGAGCTTCGTTCGCTGCCCGAAACGATCGTTCCCCATTACGAGCTTGGGGAACGACTGGCGATCATCGACGAAGCACGAGGGGCGAAAACCACTGGCGGTGGCTACTATTTCCTCACCGGCGACGGTGCACGGCTCGAACACGCACTCGTTCAGTTCATGCTTGATCTCCACCGTGAACAGGGATACGTCGACGTGTTCCCTCCGATCCCGATCAACAGCGATTCGATGACCGGCACGGGACAACTGCCGAAGTTCGCAGACGACGCCTACAAGATCGAAAACGAGGATCTCTGGCTCTGTCCCACTGCGGAGGTGCCACTCACGAACATGTACGCCGAGGAGATCCTCCTCCGTGATGATCTCCCGCTCAAACATCAAGCGTACACGCCGAATTTCCGGCGCGAGGCCGGTGAACACGGTACCGAAACGCGGGGGATCGTCCGCGTCCACCAGTTCAACAAGGTCGAACTGGTGAACTTCGTCGAACCCGACGACAGCTACGAGCGCTTCGACGCGCTGCTCGAAGAGGCTGAGGAGACGTTACAACGACTCGGACTTCCCTACCGGATCTTGGACATCTGTGCGGGAGACATCGGTAACAAACAGTCCAAACAGGTCGATATCGAGGTGTGGGCACCTGCTGACGACATGGACGACGGCCCATCCGAGGGTGGGCGATGGCTCGAAGTGTCGAGCGTGTCGAACTTCGAAGACTATCAGGCACGCCGGGCAGGACTGCGCTACCGGCCCGAACGCCACGAGAGCGCGGAGTATCTCCATACCCTCAACGCTTCGGGGGTCGCACTTCCGCGCGTGATGGTTGCCATCCTCGAATACTATCAGAACGAGGATGGGACCGTCGACGTGCCCGAGGCGCTCCAACCATATATGAGTGGTCAAGAGATCATCGATGGCCACGCCCACGTGGGCGAAAGCGCGCTCGGAAGTACCGACGAGTAG
- a CDS encoding MBL fold metallo-hydrolase yields the protein MAIGDCYPVETGECTDLFYLDTGMYDTAEYGAVYILAGERSALIDTGIGRHYDLILDALESVGIAPEELDIIAPTHVHLDHAGGAGYLARHCPNATVVVHERGVRHLVDPARLIEGTKAAVGDQWQFYEEPVPIPEDRIQPLTDGDVIDLGDHQLHTHHVPGHASHQVVFEDPANDAVFTADAAGIYVPTIDAVRETSPPSEFDLEQCLSDIELLEDIDPETLLYAHFGPTPTADRLAEYADVLTDWVVAVETKRQQVENDRDVVEHFAENTSMIDVWGERKARAEADMNTRGVLQYLDGRSE from the coding sequence ATGGCAATCGGTGACTGTTATCCAGTCGAAACGGGCGAGTGTACCGACCTCTTCTATCTGGATACCGGGATGTACGACACTGCCGAGTACGGTGCCGTCTACATCCTCGCTGGGGAGCGATCTGCCCTTATCGATACGGGGATTGGACGACACTACGACCTGATCCTGGATGCGCTGGAGTCGGTCGGCATCGCCCCCGAGGAACTCGACATCATCGCTCCAACCCACGTTCACCTCGATCACGCGGGCGGAGCGGGCTATCTCGCTCGGCACTGTCCGAACGCGACGGTCGTAGTTCACGAGCGGGGAGTTCGCCACCTCGTCGATCCAGCACGGCTCATCGAGGGAACGAAAGCTGCTGTCGGCGACCAATGGCAGTTCTACGAGGAGCCAGTCCCTATCCCCGAAGACCGGATTCAGCCACTCACGGACGGCGACGTCATCGATCTCGGTGACCATCAACTCCACACCCACCACGTCCCAGGCCACGCATCCCACCAAGTCGTGTTCGAAGACCCAGCCAACGATGCGGTGTTCACCGCAGACGCGGCCGGAATCTACGTCCCTACTATCGACGCCGTCCGCGAGACGTCGCCCCCTTCGGAGTTCGATCTCGAACAGTGCCTTTCTGATATCGAACTGCTCGAAGACATCGATCCCGAAACGCTTCTATACGCCCATTTCGGACCAACTCCAACTGCGGATCGACTCGCGGAGTACGCCGACGTGCTCACCGATTGGGTTGTGGCTGTCGAGACGAAACGCCAGCAGGTCGAGAACGATAGGGACGTCGTCGAACACTTCGCCGAAAACACATCGATGATCGATGTGTGGGGAGAACGAAAGGCACGCGCTGAAGCAGACATGAACACACGAGGCGTCCTCCAATATCTCGACGGACGGTCCGAGTGA
- a CDS encoding S8 family serine peptidase — protein MGSAIGRRGFLKTVGVFGVGTVLGTRSGQGTSGVIDAALDTTTSAVQETIVVFESNALIGEVLGGLVEHYAYDVLPLAYIAAGGRMLQKLAALDDVIAVRANRELEYHNADARDVTGTNDVQAGEGVDGYDGSSTHVAVIDSGVDGNHPDLSNVENNYQWIGNPFGEPTLWGQTGPLDTDTLGHGTHVTGTIGGDGSASDGQERGHAPGAPVTAYSAGVSLSILKASAAYDHLLATHPDVQVVSNSYGSTGGEPFDPTAPMNVATKQAYDAGILPVFSAGNAGPDSATLNPYAKAPYVLGVGATNDQRQVTEFSSRGNPNGVFDRQRALSTVESEDTDVIALERIGVGAPGDAIVSTVSPADTLNLTGANSERYYTELSGTSMSCPCVSGIAALLIDAYQQNGHGTPAPIDVLNTIEATAITDRSEYTAISIGSGFVDSVAAVSRAESGDLADFEDVTLAR, from the coding sequence ATGGGAAGTGCCATTGGTCGACGGGGGTTTTTGAAAACAGTCGGCGTGTTCGGTGTCGGAACTGTTCTCGGTACGCGTTCTGGGCAAGGAACCAGCGGGGTGATCGATGCGGCGCTTGATACGACGACGAGCGCCGTTCAGGAGACGATCGTCGTTTTCGAATCGAACGCACTCATCGGGGAGGTACTCGGTGGGCTGGTCGAACACTACGCCTACGACGTGCTTCCGTTGGCGTACATCGCCGCCGGTGGGAGGATGTTACAGAAACTCGCAGCGCTCGATGATGTCATCGCCGTTCGAGCTAACCGTGAACTCGAGTATCACAACGCTGATGCGCGCGATGTAACAGGGACGAACGACGTGCAGGCCGGAGAGGGTGTCGATGGATATGACGGGAGTAGCACGCACGTCGCGGTGATCGACAGCGGCGTCGACGGGAATCATCCCGATCTGTCGAATGTCGAGAACAACTATCAGTGGATCGGTAATCCGTTCGGAGAACCGACGCTGTGGGGGCAGACGGGACCGCTCGATACTGATACACTCGGTCATGGAACACACGTCACTGGAACCATCGGGGGCGATGGATCGGCAAGTGATGGGCAGGAACGCGGCCACGCGCCCGGTGCACCGGTGACGGCTTATTCGGCGGGCGTCTCTCTCAGCATTCTGAAAGCCAGTGCGGCGTACGACCACCTCCTCGCCACTCATCCCGACGTACAGGTCGTTTCGAACTCGTACGGATCGACGGGAGGGGAACCGTTCGATCCGACCGCACCGATGAACGTGGCGACCAAACAGGCGTATGACGCCGGCATCTTGCCCGTGTTTTCGGCGGGCAACGCCGGACCTGATTCGGCCACGCTCAACCCGTACGCGAAAGCCCCCTACGTGCTCGGCGTCGGTGCAACCAACGACCAGCGGCAGGTCACGGAGTTTTCCTCCCGGGGGAATCCGAACGGTGTGTTCGACCGCCAGCGTGCGCTCTCGACCGTCGAATCCGAGGACACCGATGTGATCGCTCTCGAACGGATAGGCGTCGGCGCGCCGGGAGACGCCATCGTTAGCACGGTAAGTCCGGCGGACACCTTAAATCTCACCGGTGCGAACTCCGAGCGCTACTACACGGAGCTTTCGGGAACGTCGATGTCCTGTCCGTGTGTTTCAGGCATCGCTGCGCTTCTCATCGACGCCTACCAGCAGAACGGCCACGGAACCCCTGCTCCTATCGACGTACTCAACACTATCGAAGCGACGGCGATCACCGATCGAAGCGAGTACACGGCTATTAGCATCGGTTCCGGGTTCGTCGACAGCGTCGCGGCCGTCTCCCGGGCTGAATCCGGTGATCTTGCCGACTTCGAGGACGTTACGCTTGCCCGATAA
- a CDS encoding S8 family peptidase, which produces MTGVSGVGSAETDDEVYVNVGFDRDAGRRMTVAEANETVREFSFGAVTARLPTQAVERLQQHSDVRYVEKNGQMHALAQTTPWGVDRVDADVAHEAGHTGSGADIAIIDTGIDASHPDLQANLGAGYAVTSCLWGCDYDWGDDNGHGTHCAGIANAVNNTEGVVGVSTNATLHAVKVLDSRGGGSYSDIAAGIEYVADQGWDVASLSLGGSYSAAVADAVDYAYNRGVLVVAAAGNSGPCTDCVSHPASHSNAVAVSATNDADGLASFSSTGPEVEIAAPGADIYSTYTSDSYNTLSGTSMACPHVAGAGGLLMGEGYTNTEARQRLTSTAENIGLPSNEQGAGLLDAEGAL; this is translated from the coding sequence TTGACGGGGGTCAGCGGGGTCGGATCGGCAGAAACGGACGACGAAGTCTACGTGAACGTCGGATTCGATCGCGATGCAGGCCGGCGTATGACAGTTGCCGAGGCAAACGAGACCGTCCGCGAGTTCTCTTTCGGCGCGGTTACGGCCCGCCTGCCTACACAGGCGGTAGAACGGCTACAGCAGCATTCTGACGTTCGATACGTCGAGAAGAACGGACAGATGCACGCACTCGCCCAAACGACACCGTGGGGCGTTGATCGGGTCGATGCCGACGTTGCTCACGAGGCGGGACACACCGGCTCGGGGGCTGACATCGCCATCATCGACACTGGGATCGATGCCAGTCATCCGGACCTCCAAGCGAATCTCGGTGCAGGATACGCTGTCACGAGCTGTTTGTGGGGGTGTGACTACGACTGGGGAGACGACAACGGCCATGGAACACACTGTGCGGGGATCGCCAACGCGGTGAACAACACGGAGGGCGTCGTCGGGGTGAGCACCAACGCCACGCTGCACGCCGTCAAAGTGCTCGATTCCCGCGGGGGTGGTTCCTACTCGGACATCGCTGCCGGTATCGAATACGTCGCCGATCAGGGGTGGGACGTCGCAAGTCTCAGTCTCGGAGGGTCGTATTCCGCAGCAGTGGCCGACGCCGTCGACTACGCTTACAACCGGGGTGTCCTTGTAGTCGCGGCTGCCGGCAACAGCGGTCCGTGTACGGACTGTGTGTCTCATCCGGCGTCCCATTCCAACGCCGTCGCGGTGAGTGCGACGAACGACGCCGATGGGCTTGCGAGTTTCTCCTCGACCGGCCCGGAGGTCGAGATCGCCGCACCCGGTGCAGACATCTACTCGACGTACACCAGCGACAGCTACAACACGCTCAGCGGAACCTCGATGGCGTGCCCGCACGTCGCGGGAGCAGGAGGACTGCTCATGGGTGAGGGGTATACGAACACGGAAGCACGCCAGCGACTCACATCGACAGCCGAGAACATCGGACTGCCGAGCAACGAGCAGGGGGCCGGGCTGTTAGACGCTGAGGGCGCGCTCTGA
- a CDS encoding CBS domain-containing protein, with amino-acid sequence MDIVDIATREAIEVEASQRLAKVRSVFERENPKGVIVTEEGEYAGIITEQQLLQSHVEDGTKVGAMIESAPKIERASDVREVARMLVEGGTKVAPVFENGDHWGMITADAILEAVFDHLDVLSIDQIYTDSVVTVTEDTNVGRTINLLRENGISRLPVLNESGKLTGMVTTHDIIEVAVRDVDKPTHGDRAGDRNRVLDIPVYDVMQSPVETVKIDRSVRDAVDVMLEHDYGGVVVTPVHEDDVVAGVLTKTDVLRALTFTEEEYLDVQITNIDLLDTLQREELRQSIEQVVEKYQQMSVQHAHVRFQKHKEKLRGTPLIQCQIRLRTNRGQIAGTGEGYGADSAFRVALDRLERNVLELKGTRSDEQYEGQLLRKLNRL; translated from the coding sequence ATGGACATAGTAGACATCGCAACGCGGGAGGCGATCGAAGTAGAGGCATCACAACGCCTTGCCAAGGTTCGGAGCGTTTTCGAACGCGAGAATCCGAAAGGAGTCATTGTCACCGAGGAGGGAGAGTACGCAGGGATCATCACTGAACAGCAGCTGTTGCAATCTCACGTCGAAGACGGCACGAAAGTCGGTGCGATGATCGAATCCGCCCCGAAAATCGAGCGGGCGAGCGACGTTCGGGAGGTCGCACGGATGCTCGTCGAGGGCGGCACCAAAGTCGCTCCTGTTTTCGAAAACGGCGATCACTGGGGGATGATTACCGCGGATGCGATCTTGGAGGCTGTCTTTGACCATCTGGATGTCCTCTCGATCGACCAGATCTACACCGACAGCGTCGTCACAGTCACCGAGGACACCAACGTCGGCCGGACCATCAATCTCCTGCGCGAGAACGGTATCTCACGACTCCCTGTACTCAACGAGAGCGGAAAGTTGACGGGCATGGTTACGACCCACGATATCATCGAGGTCGCCGTCCGAGATGTGGATAAACCCACTCACGGAGACCGTGCTGGGGACCGCAATCGCGTACTCGACATTCCCGTCTACGACGTGATGCAAAGTCCCGTTGAAACCGTGAAGATCGACCGCTCCGTTCGAGACGCCGTGGACGTAATGCTCGAACACGACTACGGTGGTGTGGTGGTCACGCCGGTCCACGAGGACGACGTCGTCGCTGGCGTGCTCACGAAAACTGACGTACTCCGGGCGCTCACGTTCACTGAAGAGGAGTATCTCGACGTGCAGATCACGAATATCGATCTCCTCGATACGCTCCAACGCGAGGAGCTCAGACAGAGCATCGAGCAGGTCGTCGAGAAATACCAACAGATGAGTGTCCAACACGCTCACGTTCGTTTTCAGAAACACAAAGAAAAGCTCCGAGGAACGCCGCTCATTCAGTGCCAGATCCGGCTCCGGACCAACCGCGGCCAGATCGCTGGTACTGGTGAAGGGTACGGCGCCGATTCGGCCTTTCGGGTCGCGCTCGATCGGCTAGAACGCAACGTTCTCGAACTGAAAGGCACCCGGAGCGATGAACAGTACGAGGGGCAACTGTTACGAAAGCTCAATAGGCTGTGA
- a CDS encoding lycopene cyclase domain-containing protein translates to MLPDIGVFGPYTYLVTELFWGTIAFALVWYAGVVRSTVRTILVLYPFAYVWDWYTLRVGVFVIPLRTGVELLGIPIEEHIFMLVVPALVVGLHETLRSWDRS, encoded by the coding sequence GTGCTCCCAGATATCGGGGTGTTCGGCCCGTACACCTACCTCGTTACTGAACTGTTCTGGGGAACGATCGCGTTCGCGCTGGTGTGGTACGCCGGTGTCGTTCGGAGTACTGTTCGAACGATTCTCGTTTTGTATCCGTTCGCGTACGTTTGGGACTGGTACACGTTACGAGTGGGCGTGTTCGTGATCCCACTCCGTACCGGGGTCGAGCTGCTCGGCATACCCATCGAAGAGCACATCTTCATGCTGGTCGTTCCGGCGTTAGTCGTCGGTCTCCACGAAACCCTCCGGTCGTGGGACCGATCCTGA
- the tpiA gene encoding triose-phosphate isomerase — translation MFILVNLKAYDCDPVAIATAAAAVGDDADVRVAVAPQTADIARVAETGVETWAQHVDPVGHGSHTGSTLADSVVTAGAQGTLLNHSERRLRLADIDAGIRATERAGLDTIVCANDPKQIGAVTALSPDMVAVEPPELIGTGTPVSHADPEVVREAVSAADAVDSSIPVLCGAGISSGEDVTAAGELGSEGVLLASGVAKADDPRAALADLVTGL, via the coding sequence ATGTTCATCCTCGTCAATCTGAAGGCCTACGACTGTGACCCAGTTGCGATCGCCACAGCAGCCGCTGCTGTCGGTGACGACGCGGACGTACGTGTTGCTGTCGCCCCCCAGACGGCAGATATCGCACGCGTTGCGGAAACGGGCGTCGAAACGTGGGCACAACACGTCGATCCCGTCGGCCACGGGAGCCATACGGGAAGCACCCTCGCGGACTCGGTCGTTACGGCGGGCGCGCAGGGCACCTTGCTCAATCACTCCGAACGCCGGCTACGGCTGGCAGATATCGACGCGGGGATTCGTGCGACCGAACGGGCCGGTCTCGACACCATCGTCTGCGCAAACGATCCGAAACAGATCGGTGCTGTCACTGCACTGTCGCCGGATATGGTGGCTGTCGAACCTCCCGAACTCATCGGCACCGGCACGCCGGTCAGCCACGCCGATCCCGAGGTCGTCCGCGAGGCCGTCAGCGCGGCCGATGCCGTCGACAGTTCGATTCCCGTGCTCTGTGGCGCGGGCATCTCATCAGGAGAGGACGTGACAGCTGCTGGGGAGCTTGGTAGCGAGGGCGTACTACTCGCAAGCGGGGTCGCAAAAGCTGACGATCCCCGCGCTGCGCTCGCCGATCTCGTCACCGGGCTGTGA
- a CDS encoding multiprotein bridging factor aMBF1, with product MPHGGKDSAMPQCEMCGKEVPSLTAVRIEGAEIDVCDDCADFGTEVRTESTSQSTKYSTDSGAAGSSSTSGTPSTGSSSTESRGHDMFDEMDEIVQDYDQRIRSARESAGLSQEELANQLNEKSSLIRKLEHGDSLPSDSVQTKLERKLGISLSESAEMDDSDWDGGSSSGSYTLGDVVRRK from the coding sequence ATGCCTCATGGTGGCAAAGATTCAGCTATGCCTCAATGTGAGATGTGTGGCAAAGAGGTACCGTCCCTGACAGCAGTCCGGATCGAGGGGGCGGAGATCGACGTTTGTGATGATTGTGCGGACTTCGGAACTGAGGTTCGTACGGAGTCGACCTCTCAATCCACGAAATACTCGACGGACAGTGGGGCAGCAGGCTCCTCATCCACGTCAGGCACGCCGTCTACGGGATCGAGCAGCACCGAATCTCGGGGCCACGATATGTTCGACGAGATGGACGAGATCGTTCAGGATTACGACCAGCGCATTCGGAGCGCCCGGGAGTCGGCTGGTCTTTCACAGGAGGAACTGGCGAACCAGCTCAACGAGAAATCGAGTTTGATCCGAAAGCTCGAACACGGTGACAGTCTTCCGAGCGACTCGGTTCAGACGAAACTCGAACGCAAGCTGGGCATCTCGCTTTCGGAATCGGCCGAGATGGACGACAGCGACTGGGACGGTGGTTCGTCGTCTGGAAGCTACACGCTGGGGGACGTCGTCCGTCGAAAGTAG
- a CDS encoding CDP-alcohol phosphatidyltransferase family protein: MTLDRFRPLVSRVMNPFVNASASVGLTPNAVSVMAFALALGAGIAFSFVDITPWLAMGGSVLVFCNGWLDLLDGALARRLNAASSTGDLLDHVLDRYADIVVIIGLAAGSDRYGLGIAAVTGVLMTSYLGTQAQAVGLDRVYGGILGRADRLALIGITGMLYALVPGRFYELTVIGWLLVLFAVVGHLTAIQRFYHAIAALDG; encoded by the coding sequence ATGACGCTTGATCGTTTCCGTCCACTGGTATCCCGCGTAATGAACCCGTTCGTGAACGCTTCGGCCAGTGTGGGACTGACACCGAATGCGGTGAGCGTCATGGCGTTCGCGCTGGCACTCGGTGCCGGTATCGCGTTTTCGTTCGTGGACATCACTCCGTGGCTGGCGATGGGAGGGTCCGTGCTCGTGTTCTGTAACGGGTGGCTCGACTTACTCGATGGAGCGCTCGCCCGCCGACTGAACGCCGCTTCCTCGACGGGTGATCTCCTTGATCACGTCCTCGATCGGTACGCGGACATCGTCGTCATCATCGGACTTGCTGCCGGAAGCGACCGCTATGGTCTCGGGATAGCAGCAGTCACCGGCGTGTTGATGACGTCGTATCTCGGAACACAAGCACAAGCCGTCGGTCTCGATCGCGTGTATGGAGGGATACTCGGCCGCGCCGACCGGCTCGCGCTCATCGGCATCACCGGTATGCTTTATGCGCTCGTTCCCGGCCGGTTCTACGAACTGACCGTCATCGGCTGGTTGCTTGTCCTGTTTGCTGTTGTGGGACATCTCACGGCGATCCAACGGTTCTACCACGCGATAGCAGCGCTCGATGGCTGA
- a CDS encoding adenylate kinase family protein, protein MKLAITGTPGTGKTTAAQLLEPDVVHLNEVIRERGLYTETDDTRDSRVVDFDQTEAWLAEREPTIVESHLAHHFEAERVVVLRCHPEKLRRRLRERGESEASAEENAEAEALDVILVEALDRHADVYEIDTTDQDPSAVATEINRVLADERKPSAGNVDFTDYL, encoded by the coding sequence ATGAAACTCGCTATCACTGGTACCCCTGGAACGGGGAAGACGACCGCCGCACAACTGCTTGAACCGGACGTCGTCCATCTCAACGAGGTGATCCGCGAACGAGGCCTTTACACCGAGACCGACGATACGCGCGACAGTCGCGTCGTAGACTTCGACCAAACCGAGGCGTGGCTCGCCGAGCGCGAGCCGACGATCGTCGAATCGCATCTCGCTCACCACTTCGAGGCAGAGCGCGTCGTCGTACTCCGGTGTCACCCCGAGAAACTCCGCCGACGGCTGCGCGAACGCGGTGAATCCGAAGCGTCTGCAGAAGAAAACGCTGAGGCCGAAGCACTCGACGTAATTCTCGTGGAGGCGCTCGATCGCCACGCCGATGTCTACGAGATCGACACCACCGATCAGGACCCGTCGGCGGTCGCAACGGAGATCAATCGGGTGCTTGCCGATGAACGCAAGCCAAGTGCTGGGAACGTCGATTTCACAGACTACCTATGA